The following DNA comes from Peribacillus sp. FSL E2-0218.
CAGGAAGCGTGATTTCCCCTAATCCAGCTCTTGGTCCTGAAGCCATCAAACGTAAGTCGTTCGCGATTTTTGACATATTCATCATACATACTTTCAAGGCAGCCGATACTTCGGTATAAGCATCCGTGTTTTGTGTGCCATCCACTAAGTGTTCTGCACCAACAAGCGGCATTTCACTGATTTCAGCTAAATATTTCACGACGTTTTCGATATAACGCGGATCGGCATTCAAACCGGTTCCGACTGCTGTGGCTCCCATGTTCACTTCATATAGATGCTGGCGTGATTGGCTGATTCTTTTTATATCCCGCTCCAGCACACGGCTATATGCCTCGAATTCTTGGCCGAGACGAATAGGCACGGCATCCTGAAGGTGAGTACGGCCCATTTTGATGACGTGATCGAATTGTTTCGCTTTCGCTTTAAAGACGGACCCCATCTTCGTCATCGTTTCCAGTAAACGCTCTAATAATCGCAGTGTCGAAATATGAATGGCCGTCGGGAAGACGTCATTGGTCGACTGTGACATGTTGACGTGGCTGTTCGGACTGACTTTGCTATAGTCGCCTTTATCGTGCCCCATCAGTTCTATGGCCCGATTGGCAACGATTTCATTAATGTTCATATTCATCGATGTGCCGGCGCCGCCCTGAATTGGATCGACGATGAAATACTCATGCCAATTCCCTTCAATCACTTCATCAGAAGCCTTCACGATACTATTCCCTATACCCTCATACAAACGCTTTGTGTCCATGTTGGCTAACGCCGCCGCTTTCTTTATCATCGCCAATGCACGAATCATCTCTTCATTGACTTTGTATCCGGTAATCGGAAAATTTTCTACAGCGCGTAAAGTCTGAATTCCATAGTACACATTTGCCGGAATTGCCTTTTCACCAAGAAAGTCTTTCTCAATACGGATTGCTTTCTCATCTATCATTCCTTGATCCCCCATGTTTTTAAAAAGTAATTTTTTCAATTTGTGCATCACATCAGTTTTGGAACGGTTGGCTCCATCGTCATCTAACCTGGGACGAGCCTTATTTTCTTTCGCTCCCGCTCCCCTACCATCCTGTAGTTTGGACAACAGATATGCAACACTCCCCTAACTCCATACATTTCTCAAAAATGTTTTCCAAGGAATACTATAACACCCCATCATTCACTTTCAAATCGATCTTTTTCATTGATCAGAAAACAAGGAATCTTGGCTCCGTTATTGGGGTGAACCTTAACCAATCCAGTCCCACGGAAGGTACGTAACGCAACTTCCTCATTCTTAGAGAAATGGACAATCTAATTATACTAGATTTTATAATTTTATATAGGAATAATATTTAAGTGGTTTTTTTCTCCCATTATCCTTGGATGATACACTCATCTTTTCGCGAAAACGGCATCGGGAAATACGGATAAATGGAGTATTTTTTCATTCCACCCACTGAATTGGCTGATTTCCATTAGAATATCTTCCTACAACTTCATTGTTTTGTCCAGTATAATAAAACGCTTCCAAGCAAGAAATCCGCCTTCCTTGTTTGAACAGGCTGAAATATGACAGGTTTGACGATCGATCGCCATCATTAAAAGATATCGGTTATTGACGTCCTTCCTGGATACATTAAACTATACATAGAATCTATTTTGCCTGGAATGGGTGGTCATTTGGAATATTTAGCAGAAAACCTCATATATGGAATCGAATGCAGCATGAGTAAATTCACCAAGACGGAAGAAGAATTAGCCAACTATATTCTGCAGCGCCCTGAGGAAGTGAGTCAGTTAACCATTAGTCAAATCGCCAAAAAACTGCATATTTCGCCGGCAACGATCACTCGTTTCTGCCAGAAATTAGCTTTTTCCGGTTTCAATGAGTTTAAGCATGAGTTAAAACGATTCGTCGACCTTCGCAATTCGCCGATACATATGAAGGATCTCAAGCAGGTCGATTATTTCGCGAAATTATATCAAGATCACATGAGCATCATCGATGATACCTTTCATATCACTTCTTATGAGGATATCGAAAAAGCGGTCTCTTTCCTTACGAATGCAAAAAGGATACATGTCTACGGAATTGGCAGCTCAGGTATAGCCGCTCATGAGTTCAAATCGAAGTTTTTCAGGATCGGCCTGTCTGTAGAAGCGATAACGGACCCCCATCAGTCGATGATGGATGCCGCTTTAAGCAACCAGGAAAGTGTTGTCATCGGCATTTCCATTAGCGGTGCGACAAAAGAGGTCATCCGCGCGATGAAAATCGCCAAGAAGCAAGGCGCCCTGATCTTGGTTTTCACAGGCAATAAGAATTCCGAGCTCTCACGGTTAAGTGACCTATCGTTATTGGTCACAAGCAAAAACAGCATGCATATGGGGCAGAACATCTCTCCCTTGCTGCCGCTCCTATTGCTTTTCGATTTACTTTATACCGAGTTGGTTTCAAAGGATTATAAAAACAGGATCGGCATCAGGGAAAAAACCTTGCAGGCATTAACGGACACCCACTGAATCTTACTTCCCTCCAAATAACGAAGGCCACCCTTCCCAAACAGGGACGGTGGCCTTCGTTTCATTCGTTTAGCTATGCAGTCCCCCCTTAAGCCATGGGCGATTGCGGTACGCTCCGATCGGGATTTGGATCAGGGATGTTTTCCCTTGAGATCCGCCCATCTTATAAAGCTCATCACACATATTGACGTCGAACCCCAGCAGCGGATGCCCATTCATTCCGAGGGCAGATGCCGCCAACAATATTCGTTGCACGAGCATCCCCGCCTCCATTTGCTGGATCCGGTATCCCCTGTATCCAAGCTGAGACTTGAAGTACGTCCGATCACCCGCCACATGGATGCAGATCGGGACTTGCTGAAAATTCAAGACATCGAGGGACATTCCGCACTGCAATCGAGCCCGATGATCTCCTGGCCTTATCAGCCTCAATGAATGTGTCGTCCTTTCATACAGGTAGGCACCATCCTCCATATCTTCTACATTATATAAGCTTGCATAGATGGTTACGCGATGCTCATTGTCTTCATCCAGGTCATTTTGATAGGTGAACGCGGCTGTTGCCTCTTGAAGGAGAAGGGCGAGCCGCTCTTGACTTACCTTTTCTAAAATGAAGTCCATTTCCGGGGAAAAGCGCTTTTTGCAAACCGATGCCAAATCATAGGACATTCTCTTCACGATAGGCAGGGCGATTACATGTCCCTCGCATTCCCCTTGTTCCCTGGCTTCAACAGGCCGAATCATTTGACTGGATTCGATCATCGATGCTCCATTCATTTTCGTTAACAACGGGAAATCCCTGACCACAAGCGATCGAACATAGTGTTCCGGCCGGATAAGGGGCAATTCCAGACACAAATCGGTCGCAGTGGCATCCTCCCCTGTATCCTCATCCTTCTCCAGTTTTATTGGTTCCTTCGATAAGGCAATCATCGCATAGGCGCTTTCTTCCTCCTCCGATAGTCCAAGAAGATGATTGATGGCACGATCCAGGAATTGAAAGCACACCCTCGTCTTCATGCCGAACCGTTTTGCCACTTCCAGCAGTTGTCCGATAAGCACGCCAGCATCAAGACCTTGCAGCCGATATGAGAAATTATTATATTTATAAAAATTTTTCCAGAACATCGTCGATACAAATACGGCGCCAAAACAAGCGGATGCATTGAAGCGGTCACCTAGGGCCTTGATTAAATATGAATCAAAATTCCCTTCCCGCAACAGCACCAATCGATGGTGGGCTGCATCATAATGGTACACGCCGTCCGGGAATTCCTCCGTCTTCAAGTATACGTACAGCTCACTTGGATACAG
Coding sequences within:
- a CDS encoding MurR/RpiR family transcriptional regulator, whose amino-acid sequence is MEYLAENLIYGIECSMSKFTKTEEELANYILQRPEEVSQLTISQIAKKLHISPATITRFCQKLAFSGFNEFKHELKRFVDLRNSPIHMKDLKQVDYFAKLYQDHMSIIDDTFHITSYEDIEKAVSFLTNAKRIHVYGIGSSGIAAHEFKSKFFRIGLSVEAITDPHQSMMDAALSNQESVVIGISISGATKEVIRAMKIAKKQGALILVFTGNKNSELSRLSDLSLLVTSKNSMHMGQNISPLLPLLLLFDLLYTELVSKDYKNRIGIREKTLQALTDTH
- a CDS encoding SagB family peptide dehydrogenase — encoded protein: MSLETFLHNLHFDIEKASPPDWEVDWDDAPLTFKLYRDLPQFPLSLEVPLALDGSARFSKPDGSVIGHFLWYAYGLTQISQAQRASDPDDLMQSFRRFPPSGGALYPSELYVYLKTEEFPDGVYHYDAAHHRLVLLREGNFDSYLIKALGDRFNASACFGAVFVSTMFWKNFYKYNNFSYRLQGLDAGVLIGQLLEVAKRFGMKTRVCFQFLDRAINHLLGLSEEEESAYAMIALSKEPIKLEKDEDTGEDATATDLCLELPLIRPEHYVRSLVVRDFPLLTKMNGASMIESSQMIRPVEAREQGECEGHVIALPIVKRMSYDLASVCKKRFSPEMDFILEKVSQERLALLLQEATAAFTYQNDLDEDNEHRVTIYASLYNVEDMEDGAYLYERTTHSLRLIRPGDHRARLQCGMSLDVLNFQQVPICIHVAGDRTYFKSQLGYRGYRIQQMEAGMLVQRILLAASALGMNGHPLLGFDVNMCDELYKMGGSQGKTSLIQIPIGAYRNRPWLKGGLHS
- the aspA gene encoding aspartate ammonia-lyase, with the translated sequence MIDEKAIRIEKDFLGEKAIPANVYYGIQTLRAVENFPITGYKVNEEMIRALAMIKKAAALANMDTKRLYEGIGNSIVKASDEVIEGNWHEYFIVDPIQGGAGTSMNMNINEIVANRAIELMGHDKGDYSKVSPNSHVNMSQSTNDVFPTAIHISTLRLLERLLETMTKMGSVFKAKAKQFDHVIKMGRTHLQDAVPIRLGQEFEAYSRVLERDIKRISQSRQHLYEVNMGATAVGTGLNADPRYIENVVKYLAEISEMPLVGAEHLVDGTQNTDAYTEVSAALKVCMMNMSKIANDLRLMASGPRAGLGEITLPARQPGSSIMPGKVNPVMPELINQVAFQVIGNDNTICLASEAGQLELNVMEPVLVFNLLQSISIMNNAFNVFTDYCLAGIEANEERLKEYVEKSVGVITAVNPHLGYEVVSRIAREAILKGKSVRELCLQYDVLTEAELDLILNPYEMTKPGIAGASLFDRE